The Mesotoga infera DNA segment CAACTCAAGAAGACGCTGTTCAGAGGGCCGGTTCCCTCGGGATAGACTGAAATGAAACCCTCTTTGTCAGAGACTTCCGTTATTCCGTATGTGTTCTTTGTGTAGTTGCTATTGCCAAAAAGACCATGAAAGACAAGAACTACCGGCAACTTTTCATCTTTGATTTCCGGAGGTAGATGAATTATGGTTTGTCTCGTTCTGCCGTTATACTCCATAGTCATAATCTCATCTAATCCTTTTTTCGTACCGCTGACCAGGTAGAATCCCATAGCCAGAAGAGTGCCGATTATCACCATTGTCTTGAACATTTATCTGCCCCCATTCACCCATTTATCCCGACAGCAAATAACATATCAATACTACCACTTGTCAAGACTACGATCCCTTTCTCAATCTCTCTAGAAAATCAAGCACGTTATCCGAACAGACAATCTTCGCAACTCTCACTAAGCGGCATTCGGAATGTGAAAGCATCTCCCTTGCATAACTCAACGAGCGAACCTCCATAGAATGAAACAGTAAATCTGAAGCTGTCTTGAGCCTGCCGTAAGATGGATCTCTAAGGTTTAAAAGGACTATATCCCCGTTCGATAGAAAGGATACCGGAATCTGGCTAAGATATGTGGTGGTAACGTATCTGCCCATATAAGGTGGGAAGAGTCCGGGGAGAGAGATGCATGAGGCGGCAACTCCCCTGGCCGTTCCTGAAAGAAGTCTTACTGCCCGTTCTTCAAGATCAAATACCTCAGCGCTGAAAACAGTAATTCCAGAAATCCCTTCCAAAAAGGAATCCCTCACATTGCTCTCGAAGACATGATTTTGTCTGGACCAGATCCGGCAGTGCCGAAGCTTTTGCAGCTTGTGCCGCAGCCCTAGAGGTTTCGAGACTGCAAAGCCATCCATTACTTTCAGCGTGTTGAAGAGCCTCTTCACGAACTCGGATAACCGGCTCATTCCCTCATCTTCTCCCAGCGTTTCTGCTATGACCGCGTAATATCCCGCCAAACCGTTAAGTATTACCTCTCCCTTGCCAACGAGACCATTTATGTGTTCCAGAGAGGCAATGCCCTGAAAACCGTATCCCCCGACATGTACCTTCAAAGTGTCTCTCCGTCCAAATCACATTTGAGCGTTTCTTCATACGATTCATTCATGACATCAATACAGGATGAGAAATCCATCAAATCTATACTCCTGGTCATAACGGGAGATATTACAATATCTGCATCATCTATTTCTCTCTGCAAAATCAAATCGGCTCTGTATTCATCCATCACTCCCAATATTGAATTCGAAGTATTGAAGGAAGCAATCTTATTCGATGAAGAAAGATCTACGGCAACTATGAAAGTACTATTCGCCTCTCTTGCGACTCTTACAGGAAGATTGTTCAGGATACCGCCATCGGCAAGTGTTAGGTCTCCTTTCTCTTCAGGTTTGAATAATCCTGGAATAGCCATTGAAGCCCTAAGCGCTTCATATATACTTCCATCATTGTGTATGCAAAGTTCAGCGGAATCCATGATTGTAGATGTACAAATAAAGGGGATCTTTGTATCGGTGAACCTGTACCCCCCCAAGTGCTTCCTAAGAAGTCTGAAATATCTCCTGGAGGGAAGAACTGCTCTAAAAGTGTTCAAATATGCACACACGATCGCACTTAGGACCGG contains these protein-coding regions:
- a CDS encoding alpha/beta hydrolase gives rise to the protein MKRALVLGGGGAKGVAHVGVIRALEEKGFVPDLIVGVSIGALVGAAYSILADSNSLWEITLRTCRRATTWLSLRKLVARTHSPVLSAIVCAYLNTFRAVLPSRRYFRLLRKHLGGYRFTDTKIPFICTSTIMDSAELCIHNDGSIYEALRASMAIPGLFKPEEKGDLTLADGGILNNLPVRVAREANSTFIVAVDLSSSNKIASFNTSNSILGVMDEYRADLILQREIDDADIVISPVMTRSIDLMDFSSCIDVMNESYEETLKCDLDGETL